Proteins co-encoded in one Mycobacterium mantenii genomic window:
- a CDS encoding bifunctional adenosylcobinamide kinase/adenosylcobinamide-phosphate guanylyltransferase translates to MRTLVLGGIRSGKSQWAEEAIADGLPAGQAVHYLAPGPAGDDDAAWAHRIAQHRGRRPAHWSTIETDDIATQLRQSPQTPTLIDDLGTWLTGALDRNNAWDGGSVAASVDDVLAAVGDFASPLVLVSPEVGLTVVPATASGRRFADELGSLNQRLARLCDRVVLVVAGQPVPIKPSGA, encoded by the coding sequence GTGCGCACCCTGGTGCTCGGCGGAATCAGGTCAGGCAAATCGCAGTGGGCGGAGGAAGCCATCGCCGACGGTTTGCCGGCCGGGCAGGCGGTCCATTACCTGGCGCCCGGTCCGGCCGGCGACGACGATGCGGCCTGGGCACACCGGATCGCCCAGCATCGCGGCCGTCGGCCCGCCCACTGGTCGACGATCGAAACCGACGACATCGCAACGCAATTGCGACAGTCACCGCAAACCCCGACGCTGATCGACGACCTCGGCACCTGGTTGACGGGTGCGCTGGATCGCAACAACGCCTGGGACGGCGGCTCGGTGGCGGCCTCCGTCGATGACGTGCTGGCCGCGGTCGGCGACTTCGCTTCGCCGCTGGTGCTGGTCAGCCCGGAAGTGGGGTTGACCGTGGTGCCCGCCACCGCCTCCGGGCGCCGGTTCGCCGACGAACTGGGCAGCCTCAACCAGCGTTTGGCGCGGTTGTGCGACCGGGTGGTGTTGGTGGTGGCCGGGCAGCCGGTACCGATCAAACCGTCGGGGGCGTGA
- the cobT gene encoding nicotinate-nucleotide--dimethylbenzimidazole phosphoribosyltransferase — translation MMQFAAVSPPDAGVAVAARARQDTLTKPRGALGRLEDLSVWVASCQGHCPPRQFERARVVVFAGDHGVARSGVSAYPPEVTAQMVANFEAGGAAINVLADIAGATVRVADLAVDADPLTERIGAHKVRRASGDIRVEDALSDDETARALAAGAAIADEEVDAGADLLIAGDMGIGNTTAATVLVAALTNVEPVVAVGFGTGIDDAGWARKTAAVRDALFRARQVLPDPVALLRRAGGADLAAMAGFCAQAAVRRTPLLLDGMAVTAAALLAEHLAPGARLWWQAGHRSTEPAHALALTALDLEPILDLRMRLGEGTGAALALPVLRAAIAALSSMATFTQAGVSDRGDRAESGRTDSPAAPPS, via the coding sequence GTGATGCAATTCGCCGCCGTCTCGCCGCCCGACGCGGGCGTCGCCGTCGCCGCCCGTGCCCGCCAGGACACGCTGACCAAGCCCCGGGGCGCGCTGGGACGCCTGGAGGATCTGTCGGTGTGGGTCGCGTCGTGCCAGGGACATTGCCCGCCAAGACAATTCGAGCGCGCCCGGGTGGTGGTGTTCGCCGGTGATCACGGCGTCGCGCGCTCGGGGGTGTCGGCGTACCCGCCGGAGGTGACGGCCCAGATGGTCGCCAATTTCGAGGCCGGCGGCGCGGCGATCAACGTCCTGGCCGACATCGCCGGGGCGACGGTGCGCGTCGCGGACCTGGCGGTCGATGCCGACCCGCTGACCGAACGGATCGGCGCCCACAAGGTGCGCCGCGCCAGCGGCGACATCCGCGTCGAGGACGCGTTGAGCGACGACGAGACCGCGCGGGCGCTCGCCGCCGGCGCGGCCATCGCCGACGAGGAGGTCGATGCCGGCGCCGACCTGCTGATCGCCGGCGATATGGGGATCGGAAACACCACGGCCGCAACGGTTTTAGTGGCGGCCCTGACCAATGTCGAACCGGTCGTGGCGGTGGGCTTCGGCACCGGTATCGATGACGCCGGGTGGGCGCGCAAGACCGCTGCAGTGCGCGACGCCCTGTTTCGCGCCCGGCAGGTGTTGCCCGATCCGGTCGCGCTGCTGCGCCGCGCTGGCGGCGCCGACCTGGCCGCGATGGCGGGCTTTTGCGCGCAGGCCGCGGTGCGGCGCACGCCGCTGCTGCTCGACGGCATGGCGGTGACGGCGGCCGCGCTGCTCGCCGAGCACCTGGCGCCCGGCGCCCGGCTGTGGTGGCAGGCCGGGCACCGATCCACCGAGCCCGCCCATGCGCTGGCGCTGACCGCGCTGGATCTGGAGCCGATCCTCGACCTGCGGATGCGGCTGGGCGAGGGAACCGGCGCCGCGCTCGCGCTGCCGGTGTTGCGCGCCGCCATCGCGGCCCTGTCGTCGATGGCGACCTTCACCCAGGCCGGCGTGTCCGACCGCGGCGACCGCGCGGAGTCCGGCCGCACCGACAGTCCCGCCGCTCCGCCGTCGTGA